A DNA window from Anoplolepis gracilipes chromosome 13, ASM4749672v1, whole genome shotgun sequence contains the following coding sequences:
- the Aux gene encoding cyclin-G-associated kinase isoform X2 translates to MCQTSGGWALVFAVEDIATGKEYALKRLIAVDEDTNKAVIQEIETLKRLSGHPNIIQFLYAQRLEREDRKGYEYLVVTELCPGGTIADILRSVSVNTLTLAQVCQIAYQATRAVHHMHNQQPEPFVHRDIKLENFLLGRDGLVKLCDFGSATTQQILPNPSWNAQKRAALEDQMAKCTTPMYRAPEMMDTWNNDPIGPPVDCWALGCILYSLITLRHPFPEGNKLAIVNGKYPPLPPNPRYACLHDLVKGCLQVSPIQRSTTAQLLERLAAIAESNNFDLREPPRIEVVRPSPPPRPAPPPPPPSSSSNMPTPPPRPNQPATMPPPRPAPVQHTAVSKIPATQATTGLFNSLRGGAGSILRNLKDTSSKVMHTVQQSMARTELDASYVTSRVLVMPYPADGIESAYRANHVEDVRAFLQARHPPPAKIQLYNLSRGRPNVTRLPGRHIDCSFAYATPESNAPMLFALYQICQDIYQYLNADFNHMVVLYCTDGYRASATVACTLLIHCRALTTAEEAIALFTTRRCQPPHLQPSELRSINYMSLLSSGRLPHTKPLVFRSVVIQPVPLFTRARDGCRPYIEIYSNGALVFTTKKAVYEEMKLFGIMEGKVCLILGDAAVRGDVTIMIHHARQQLGRVIGIKIASLHFHTGYVPITENALTFEKRDLDDAPEIGGKFRIVLNVMIGEENSKLSRVPAPWEAETCANLVPDPLFGSTLEMEETLENFRTTPHLEETHKAPPNETDRVPHEATPQQQPEKPREEETSTNEENNFQEADLLNLGMPDNINSTSNTPVTTAANPGLDIFSSSSQNESDLLGGFGVSAPQTEAANPPLINNSASADLLFGHDNSATRNNTTANSNNLNMNDLLFGQSQTMSSNVKQVNDMLFDPLGGNSASNLLGGLAANSTAKSPNTEENLPRNASVPNFAAQVNKDPFANLAGSLGAGLAGSWNGTPRNSSTPQSASPAPASTPIHSSPNTMHRSNNADNNANSGGATDTGFGGKAKEKTSGDAFEDLLGSQGYNFFSSRKAEKDSPKTINQMRKVEAAKTMDPDRLKIAEWTEGKKGNLRALLCTLHTVLWPEADRWQRCEMHQLVTAADVKKAYRKACLAVHPDKQAGTANENIAKLIFMELNNAWSTFENDASQQNLFS, encoded by the exons ATGTGTCAAACGTCAG GTGGATGGGCTCTGGTGTTTGCAGTAGAAGACATTGCAACAGGAAAAGAATATGCGCTCAAG AGACTTATCGCTGTCGATGAGGATACGAACAAAGCTGTCATACAGGAAATAGAAACGCTGAAGAGACTGTCGGGTCACCCGAATATAATACAGTTCTTGTATGCTCAACGGCTGGAACGGGAGGATCGTAAGGGTTACGAGTATCTCGTCGTCACCGAACTATGTCCAGGTGGTACTATAGCGGATATACTTAGGAGCGTGTCTGTGAATACGCTGACTCTCGCCCAGGTGTGCCAGATAGCTTATCAGGCAACACGAGCGGTGCATCACATGCATAACCAGCAACCGGAACCCTTCGTACATCGTGACATTAAGCTGGAGAACTTTCTACTCGGGAGAGACGGCCTTGTGAAACTCTGCGACTTTGGTAGCGCAACGACTCAACAAATATTGCCGAATCCATCATGGAATGCTCAAAAACGCGCCGCATTAGAGGATCAAATGGCCAAGTGTACGACCCCCATGTATCGCGCCCCGGAAATGATGGATACATGGAACAATGACCCTATAGGGCCTCCGGTGGACTGCTGGGCTTTAggatgtatattatattcctTGATTACATTGCGGCATCCGTTCCCTGAAG GTAACAAATTAGCAATCGTGAATGGCAAGTATCCACCGTTACCGCCTAATCCGCGGTACGCGTGTCTACACGACCTGGTGAAGGGATGTCTGCAAGTCTCGCCGATACAAAGGTCAACGACGGCGCAACTCTTGGAACGTCTGGCAGCGATTGCCGAGTCCAATAACTTCGACCTTAGAGAACCACCGCGAATCGAAGTCGTCAGGCCGTCGCCACCCCCGCGTCCAGCCCCACCACCGCCCccgccgtcgtcgtcatcgAATATGCCGACGCCACCCCCTCGTCCCAACCAGCCGGCAACGATGCCGCCGCCGAGACCGGCGCCCGTGCAGCACACAGCGGTGTCGAAAATCCCGGCGACTCAAGCTACAACGGGCCTATTCAATTCGCTGAGAGGCGGCGCCGGTAGCATCCTGCGTAACCTGAAGGACACCTCCAGCAAGGTGATGCACACCGTTCAGCAAAGCATGGCCAGAACGGAGTTGGACGCGAGTTACGTGACGTCACGTGTACTCGTTATGCCGTATCCGGCCGATGGGATCGAGTCCGCCTATCGCGCCAATCACGTGGAGGATGTGAGGGCCTTTCTTCAGGCCAGGCATCCACCGCCCGCCAAGATTCAGCTGTACAATCTGTCCCGCGGCCGGCCAAACGTCACGAGGCTACCCGGCAGGCACATCGATTGCTCGTTCGCCTATGCTACTCCAGAATCGAACGCGCCTATGCTGTTCGCTCTGTACCAGATCTGTCAGGATATCTATCAGTATCTGAACGCCGACTTCAATCACATGGTGGTGCTGTATTGTACT GATGGATACCGAGCGAGCGCCACAGTAGCGTGCACTCTACTGATTCACTGCAGGGCCCTGACCACGGCCGAGGAAGCCATCGCTTTATTCACGACGCGACGTTGCCAGCCGCCACATTTGCAGCCTTCAGAATTACGCAGTATTAATTACATGAGTCTATTGAGCAGTGGCCGGCTACCGCACACCAAGCCCTTGGTTTTCCGTTCCGTCGTTATACAACCGGTACCGTTGTTTACCAGGGCGAGAGATGGTTGCCGGCCTTACATAGAGATCTACAGCAATGGCGCTCTGGTTTTCACGACCAAGAAGGCCGTTTACGAAGAGATGAAGCTGTTTGGAATAATGGAGGGCAAAGTCTGCTTGATTCTGGGGGACGCTGCCGTGCGCGGTGACGTCACTATAATGATACATCACGCCAGGCAACAGCTGGGCCGAGTAATCGGCATCAAGATCGCCTCGTTGCACTTCCACACTGGTTATGTACCCATCACCGAGAACGCCTTGACATTTGAGAAGCGCGACTTGGACGATGCACCTGAGATCGGTGGCAAGTTCCGTATTGTGTTGAACGTCATGATAGGTGAGGAGAATTCGAAGCTATCGAGAGTACCGGCGCCATGGGAGGCGGAAACTTGCGCCAACCTCGTCCCGGATCCACTGTTCGGTTCGACACTAGAGATGGAGGAAACTCTAGAGAACTTCAGGACCACTCCTCATCTGGAAGAG ACTCACAAGGCACCGCCAAACGAAACCGATAGGGTTCCGCATGAAGCGACACCTCAACAACAACCGGAAAAACCGAGAGAGGAGGAAACGAGCACAAACGAAGAGAATAACTTTCAGGAAGCCGATCTGCTGAATCTCGGCATGCCGGACAATATTAACAGTACCTCAAATACTCCCGTCACCACGGCGGCAAATCCAGGTTTAGATATCTTCTCTAGTTCTAGTCAAAACGAAAGTGATCTCTTAGGCGGTTTCGGCGTGTCGGCGCCGCAGACCGAGGCCGCCAACCCGCCCCTGATTAACAATAGCGCCTCGGCTGATTTATTGTTCGGACACGACAATTCCGCGACGAGGAACAATACTACCGCCAACAGCAACAATCTCAACATGAACGATCTATTATTCGGACAGAGTCAGACAATGTCGAGTAATGTCAAACAGGTCAACGACATGCTATTTGATCCGCTGGGTGGAAATTCCGCGAGCAATCTTCTCGGTGGCCTCGCGGCAAATTCTACCGCCAAGAGCCCAAACACTGAGGAGAACCTGCCCCGAAATGCCAGCGTACCCAACTTCGCCGCTCAAGTCAATAAAGATCCGTTTGCCAATTTAGCCGGCTCCTTGGGAGCGGGTCTCGCGGGAAGTTGGAACGGTACACCGAGGAACTCTAGTACCCCGCAATCGGCAAGTCCGGCGCCCGCGAGTACCCCGATTCACTCCAGCCCGAACACTATGCACAGATCTAACAACGCAGATAATAACGCGAACAGCGGCGGTGCTACGGACACTGGGTTTGGTGGTAAAGCAAAGGAGAAAACAAGCGGCGACGCGTTCGAGGATCTTCTCGGCAGTCAGGGATACAATTTCTTCAGTTCGCGCAAGGCCGAGAAGGACAGCCCGAAGACAATAAATCAGATGCGAAAGGTAGAGGCGGCTAAGACGATGGATCCTGATAGGTTGAAGATAGCCGAGTGGACAGAGGGCAAGAAGGGGAATCTACGAGCTTTGCTCTGTACCCTGCACACCGTTCTGTGGCCGGAGGCTGACAGATGGCAGCGTTGCGAGATGCATCAGTTGGTCACGGCCGCGGATGTCAAGAAGGCGTACAGAAAAGCCTGTCTGGCTGTGCATCCGGATAAG CAAGCCGGGACGGCGAACGAGAATATAGCAAAGTTGATTTTTATGGAGCTGAACAACGCGTGGAGTACGTTCGAGAATGACGCGTCGCAGCAAAATCTATTTAGCTAA
- the Aux gene encoding cyclin-G-associated kinase isoform X1 produces MSDYLRSALGYLNGGNGGGNEYVGQTLDINNVRLRVTRLIAEGGWALVFAVEDIATGKEYALKRLIAVDEDTNKAVIQEIETLKRLSGHPNIIQFLYAQRLEREDRKGYEYLVVTELCPGGTIADILRSVSVNTLTLAQVCQIAYQATRAVHHMHNQQPEPFVHRDIKLENFLLGRDGLVKLCDFGSATTQQILPNPSWNAQKRAALEDQMAKCTTPMYRAPEMMDTWNNDPIGPPVDCWALGCILYSLITLRHPFPEGNKLAIVNGKYPPLPPNPRYACLHDLVKGCLQVSPIQRSTTAQLLERLAAIAESNNFDLREPPRIEVVRPSPPPRPAPPPPPPSSSSNMPTPPPRPNQPATMPPPRPAPVQHTAVSKIPATQATTGLFNSLRGGAGSILRNLKDTSSKVMHTVQQSMARTELDASYVTSRVLVMPYPADGIESAYRANHVEDVRAFLQARHPPPAKIQLYNLSRGRPNVTRLPGRHIDCSFAYATPESNAPMLFALYQICQDIYQYLNADFNHMVVLYCTDGYRASATVACTLLIHCRALTTAEEAIALFTTRRCQPPHLQPSELRSINYMSLLSSGRLPHTKPLVFRSVVIQPVPLFTRARDGCRPYIEIYSNGALVFTTKKAVYEEMKLFGIMEGKVCLILGDAAVRGDVTIMIHHARQQLGRVIGIKIASLHFHTGYVPITENALTFEKRDLDDAPEIGGKFRIVLNVMIGEENSKLSRVPAPWEAETCANLVPDPLFGSTLEMEETLENFRTTPHLEETHKAPPNETDRVPHEATPQQQPEKPREEETSTNEENNFQEADLLNLGMPDNINSTSNTPVTTAANPGLDIFSSSSQNESDLLGGFGVSAPQTEAANPPLINNSASADLLFGHDNSATRNNTTANSNNLNMNDLLFGQSQTMSSNVKQVNDMLFDPLGGNSASNLLGGLAANSTAKSPNTEENLPRNASVPNFAAQVNKDPFANLAGSLGAGLAGSWNGTPRNSSTPQSASPAPASTPIHSSPNTMHRSNNADNNANSGGATDTGFGGKAKEKTSGDAFEDLLGSQGYNFFSSRKAEKDSPKTINQMRKVEAAKTMDPDRLKIAEWTEGKKGNLRALLCTLHTVLWPEADRWQRCEMHQLVTAADVKKAYRKACLAVHPDKQAGTANENIAKLIFMELNNAWSTFENDASQQNLFS; encoded by the exons ATGTCGGACTATCTAAGGTCCGCTCTCGGGTACCTGAACGGCGGCAACGGCGGCGGCAACGAGTACGTCGGCCAGACTTTGGACATCAACAATGTGAGACTGCGGGTGACGCGACTGATCGCCGAGG GTGGATGGGCTCTGGTGTTTGCAGTAGAAGACATTGCAACAGGAAAAGAATATGCGCTCAAG AGACTTATCGCTGTCGATGAGGATACGAACAAAGCTGTCATACAGGAAATAGAAACGCTGAAGAGACTGTCGGGTCACCCGAATATAATACAGTTCTTGTATGCTCAACGGCTGGAACGGGAGGATCGTAAGGGTTACGAGTATCTCGTCGTCACCGAACTATGTCCAGGTGGTACTATAGCGGATATACTTAGGAGCGTGTCTGTGAATACGCTGACTCTCGCCCAGGTGTGCCAGATAGCTTATCAGGCAACACGAGCGGTGCATCACATGCATAACCAGCAACCGGAACCCTTCGTACATCGTGACATTAAGCTGGAGAACTTTCTACTCGGGAGAGACGGCCTTGTGAAACTCTGCGACTTTGGTAGCGCAACGACTCAACAAATATTGCCGAATCCATCATGGAATGCTCAAAAACGCGCCGCATTAGAGGATCAAATGGCCAAGTGTACGACCCCCATGTATCGCGCCCCGGAAATGATGGATACATGGAACAATGACCCTATAGGGCCTCCGGTGGACTGCTGGGCTTTAggatgtatattatattcctTGATTACATTGCGGCATCCGTTCCCTGAAG GTAACAAATTAGCAATCGTGAATGGCAAGTATCCACCGTTACCGCCTAATCCGCGGTACGCGTGTCTACACGACCTGGTGAAGGGATGTCTGCAAGTCTCGCCGATACAAAGGTCAACGACGGCGCAACTCTTGGAACGTCTGGCAGCGATTGCCGAGTCCAATAACTTCGACCTTAGAGAACCACCGCGAATCGAAGTCGTCAGGCCGTCGCCACCCCCGCGTCCAGCCCCACCACCGCCCccgccgtcgtcgtcatcgAATATGCCGACGCCACCCCCTCGTCCCAACCAGCCGGCAACGATGCCGCCGCCGAGACCGGCGCCCGTGCAGCACACAGCGGTGTCGAAAATCCCGGCGACTCAAGCTACAACGGGCCTATTCAATTCGCTGAGAGGCGGCGCCGGTAGCATCCTGCGTAACCTGAAGGACACCTCCAGCAAGGTGATGCACACCGTTCAGCAAAGCATGGCCAGAACGGAGTTGGACGCGAGTTACGTGACGTCACGTGTACTCGTTATGCCGTATCCGGCCGATGGGATCGAGTCCGCCTATCGCGCCAATCACGTGGAGGATGTGAGGGCCTTTCTTCAGGCCAGGCATCCACCGCCCGCCAAGATTCAGCTGTACAATCTGTCCCGCGGCCGGCCAAACGTCACGAGGCTACCCGGCAGGCACATCGATTGCTCGTTCGCCTATGCTACTCCAGAATCGAACGCGCCTATGCTGTTCGCTCTGTACCAGATCTGTCAGGATATCTATCAGTATCTGAACGCCGACTTCAATCACATGGTGGTGCTGTATTGTACT GATGGATACCGAGCGAGCGCCACAGTAGCGTGCACTCTACTGATTCACTGCAGGGCCCTGACCACGGCCGAGGAAGCCATCGCTTTATTCACGACGCGACGTTGCCAGCCGCCACATTTGCAGCCTTCAGAATTACGCAGTATTAATTACATGAGTCTATTGAGCAGTGGCCGGCTACCGCACACCAAGCCCTTGGTTTTCCGTTCCGTCGTTATACAACCGGTACCGTTGTTTACCAGGGCGAGAGATGGTTGCCGGCCTTACATAGAGATCTACAGCAATGGCGCTCTGGTTTTCACGACCAAGAAGGCCGTTTACGAAGAGATGAAGCTGTTTGGAATAATGGAGGGCAAAGTCTGCTTGATTCTGGGGGACGCTGCCGTGCGCGGTGACGTCACTATAATGATACATCACGCCAGGCAACAGCTGGGCCGAGTAATCGGCATCAAGATCGCCTCGTTGCACTTCCACACTGGTTATGTACCCATCACCGAGAACGCCTTGACATTTGAGAAGCGCGACTTGGACGATGCACCTGAGATCGGTGGCAAGTTCCGTATTGTGTTGAACGTCATGATAGGTGAGGAGAATTCGAAGCTATCGAGAGTACCGGCGCCATGGGAGGCGGAAACTTGCGCCAACCTCGTCCCGGATCCACTGTTCGGTTCGACACTAGAGATGGAGGAAACTCTAGAGAACTTCAGGACCACTCCTCATCTGGAAGAG ACTCACAAGGCACCGCCAAACGAAACCGATAGGGTTCCGCATGAAGCGACACCTCAACAACAACCGGAAAAACCGAGAGAGGAGGAAACGAGCACAAACGAAGAGAATAACTTTCAGGAAGCCGATCTGCTGAATCTCGGCATGCCGGACAATATTAACAGTACCTCAAATACTCCCGTCACCACGGCGGCAAATCCAGGTTTAGATATCTTCTCTAGTTCTAGTCAAAACGAAAGTGATCTCTTAGGCGGTTTCGGCGTGTCGGCGCCGCAGACCGAGGCCGCCAACCCGCCCCTGATTAACAATAGCGCCTCGGCTGATTTATTGTTCGGACACGACAATTCCGCGACGAGGAACAATACTACCGCCAACAGCAACAATCTCAACATGAACGATCTATTATTCGGACAGAGTCAGACAATGTCGAGTAATGTCAAACAGGTCAACGACATGCTATTTGATCCGCTGGGTGGAAATTCCGCGAGCAATCTTCTCGGTGGCCTCGCGGCAAATTCTACCGCCAAGAGCCCAAACACTGAGGAGAACCTGCCCCGAAATGCCAGCGTACCCAACTTCGCCGCTCAAGTCAATAAAGATCCGTTTGCCAATTTAGCCGGCTCCTTGGGAGCGGGTCTCGCGGGAAGTTGGAACGGTACACCGAGGAACTCTAGTACCCCGCAATCGGCAAGTCCGGCGCCCGCGAGTACCCCGATTCACTCCAGCCCGAACACTATGCACAGATCTAACAACGCAGATAATAACGCGAACAGCGGCGGTGCTACGGACACTGGGTTTGGTGGTAAAGCAAAGGAGAAAACAAGCGGCGACGCGTTCGAGGATCTTCTCGGCAGTCAGGGATACAATTTCTTCAGTTCGCGCAAGGCCGAGAAGGACAGCCCGAAGACAATAAATCAGATGCGAAAGGTAGAGGCGGCTAAGACGATGGATCCTGATAGGTTGAAGATAGCCGAGTGGACAGAGGGCAAGAAGGGGAATCTACGAGCTTTGCTCTGTACCCTGCACACCGTTCTGTGGCCGGAGGCTGACAGATGGCAGCGTTGCGAGATGCATCAGTTGGTCACGGCCGCGGATGTCAAGAAGGCGTACAGAAAAGCCTGTCTGGCTGTGCATCCGGATAAG CAAGCCGGGACGGCGAACGAGAATATAGCAAAGTTGATTTTTATGGAGCTGAACAACGCGTGGAGTACGTTCGAGAATGACGCGTCGCAGCAAAATCTATTTAGCTAA
- the LOC140672197 gene encoding SET and MYND domain-containing protein 4 isoform X1 yields MDKIMEILNARIVAENKHQELTDRYKKLKTDQERVIFTLNVMPEYDLVPSTTCAPKNAKESEKLREQGNKVFIKGVLNNMTCINALKLYTKSIAFAPYPSEQLALAYANRSAVLFQLGLHSECIQDIDRTLALNYPDDLRAKLYVRKTECLIILRSSSVEEILKEAQHWLDKMSLNNENQKKLQSKLDILHKTVQTEQSVKDNLTRTEVKKPENEPPLPTIASYNDEVPCASDAVAVKYSTHYGRHVIATRNICPGEVIAVEKPYTLLLTQHNMQTHCSNCLKVCWANIPCNYCTYAMYCSEECRYAEWKKCHDIECAVFPALIEYEYYNLDLLSVRLAVLALREAGGMKELRTMLEKLDKCDDPRTKGFSDDGKLHSDKYISVYSLVTNTEKRPVADLFRRSLDTCFILYFLATRTVIFDAKLPEDLRLLAKNDDVTFFGSLILRHQQIIPSNMHSFGEEQGMEHVERGIAAMPFFSLINHSCDGNVLRHPRSKHIVMYAMYPIRKGEQIFDNYGQYFALMPRVMRQQKLFKQYFFTCYCVPCQENWPLYTELLSFKTLVKKAEDKAKIKKALRKFNMYVDLATESNVQDKPHIIEDLLNMVKVLHNYAPMPCKEMNNVIETLKRVYNLNGNRFEIPQIWTHQK; encoded by the exons atgGACAAAATAATGGAGATACTTAATGCAAGAATAGTCGCAGAAAACAAGCATCAAGAACTCACAGATAGGTATAAGAAACTCAAGACTGATCAGGAGCGTGTAATATTTACTCTCAACGTTATGCCTGAGTACGATCTAGTTCCTAGTACAACTTGTGCACCAAAAAATGCCAAAGAATCAGAAAAACTGCGGGAGCAAGGTAATAAAGTGTTTATCAAAGGAGTTCTCAATAATATGACGTGCATTAATGCtctgaaattatatacaaagagTATAGCTTTCGCCCCTTATCCATCTGAGCAACTTGCTCTTGCCTATGCCAACAGATCAGcagtattatttcaattagGTTTACACTCAGAATGTATTCAGGATATTGACAGAACGCTGGCCCTAAATTATCCCGATGACCTAAGAGCAAAGCTTTATGTGCGTAAAAcagaatgtttaataattttgagaagCAGTTCTGTGGAGGAGATTCTGAAGGAAGCGCAACATTGGCTagataaaatgtctttgaaTAATGAGAATCAAAAGAAGTTACAATCAAAGcttgatattttacataagaCTGTACAGACAGAACAATCTGTTAAAGATAATTTGACACGTACAGAAGTGAAGAAGCCAGAAAATGAACCTCCCCTCCCTACTATTGCATCCTATAACGATGAAGTTCCATGTGCATCGGATGCAGTGGCTGTAAAATATAGTACACACTATGGCAGGCATGTTATCGCAACTCGTAATATCTGTCCTGGGGAAGTAATTGCTGTGGAGAAACCCTACACATTGTTATTAACGCAACATAACATGCAGACCCACTGTTCAAATTGCTTGAAGGTATGCTGGGCAAATATACCCTGCAACTATTGTACTTACGCTATGTATTGTTCAGAGGAGTGTAGATATGCCGAATGGAAAAAATGTCACGATATTGAATGTGCTGTCTTTCCTGCTTTGattgaatatgaatattacaATCTTGATCTACTCAGTGTAAGGCTCGCTGTGCTTGCTTTAAGAGAAGCTGGTGGTATGAAGGAATTAAGAACCATGCTGGAAAAACTTGACAAGTGCGAtg ATCCACGGACAAAGGGTTTCTCTGACGATGGGAAATTACACAGTGACAAGTACATCAGTGTGTACAGTCTTGTGACAAATACCGAGAAAAGACCTGTTGCCGATCTGTTTAGGAGGTCTTTGGATACTTGCTTTATTTTGTACTTCTTAGCGACACGTACTGTGATTTTTGATGCTAAATTACCCGAGGATTTAAGACTCTTGGCGAAAAACGATGACGTTACGTTTTTTGGAAGTCTTATTTTAAGACACCAACAGATAATTCCCAGTAATATGCACAGT TTCGGTGAAGAGCAAGGTATGGAACATGTGGAACGCGGTATAGCCGCAATGCCATTTTTTAGCTTAATTAATCACAGCTGTGATGGAAATGTATTGAGGCATCCGAGATCTAAGCACATAGTGATGTACGCCATGTATCCCATTCGAAAGGGCGAGCAG ATCTTTGATAATTATGGGCAATATTTTGCTCTTATGCCGAGAGTAATGAGACAACAAAAGCTATTCAAACAGTATTTTTTCACTTGTTATTGTGTCCCTTGCCAGGAAAACTGGCCTCTGTATACCGAATTGCTATCATTTAAG ACTTTAGTGAAGAAAGCAGAGGACAAGGCTAAGATAAAAAAGGCGTTAcggaaatttaatatgtatgttgACCTAGCAACAGAAAGCAATGTACAAGACAAACCTCACATCATTGAAGATTTGTTGAACATGGTAAAAGTATTACATAATTACGCACCGATGCCTTGCAAGGAAATGAATAATGTCATCGAGACGTTAAAACGCGTATACAACTTGAACGGGAATAGATTTGAAATACCACAAATATGGAcacatcaaaaataa
- the LOC140672197 gene encoding SET and MYND domain-containing protein 4 isoform X2 — translation MDKIMEILNARIVAENKHQELTDRYKKLKTDQERVIFTLNVMPEYDLVPSTTCAPKNAKESEKLREQGLHSECIQDIDRTLALNYPDDLRAKLYVRKTECLIILRSSSVEEILKEAQHWLDKMSLNNENQKKLQSKLDILHKTVQTEQSVKDNLTRTEVKKPENEPPLPTIASYNDEVPCASDAVAVKYSTHYGRHVIATRNICPGEVIAVEKPYTLLLTQHNMQTHCSNCLKVCWANIPCNYCTYAMYCSEECRYAEWKKCHDIECAVFPALIEYEYYNLDLLSVRLAVLALREAGGMKELRTMLEKLDKCDDPRTKGFSDDGKLHSDKYISVYSLVTNTEKRPVADLFRRSLDTCFILYFLATRTVIFDAKLPEDLRLLAKNDDVTFFGSLILRHQQIIPSNMHSFGEEQGMEHVERGIAAMPFFSLINHSCDGNVLRHPRSKHIVMYAMYPIRKGEQIFDNYGQYFALMPRVMRQQKLFKQYFFTCYCVPCQENWPLYTELLSFKTLVKKAEDKAKIKKALRKFNMYVDLATESNVQDKPHIIEDLLNMVKVLHNYAPMPCKEMNNVIETLKRVYNLNGNRFEIPQIWTHQK, via the exons atgGACAAAATAATGGAGATACTTAATGCAAGAATAGTCGCAGAAAACAAGCATCAAGAACTCACAGATAGGTATAAGAAACTCAAGACTGATCAGGAGCGTGTAATATTTACTCTCAACGTTATGCCTGAGTACGATCTAGTTCCTAGTACAACTTGTGCACCAAAAAATGCCAAAGAATCAGAAAAACTGCGGGAGCAAG GTTTACACTCAGAATGTATTCAGGATATTGACAGAACGCTGGCCCTAAATTATCCCGATGACCTAAGAGCAAAGCTTTATGTGCGTAAAAcagaatgtttaataattttgagaagCAGTTCTGTGGAGGAGATTCTGAAGGAAGCGCAACATTGGCTagataaaatgtctttgaaTAATGAGAATCAAAAGAAGTTACAATCAAAGcttgatattttacataagaCTGTACAGACAGAACAATCTGTTAAAGATAATTTGACACGTACAGAAGTGAAGAAGCCAGAAAATGAACCTCCCCTCCCTACTATTGCATCCTATAACGATGAAGTTCCATGTGCATCGGATGCAGTGGCTGTAAAATATAGTACACACTATGGCAGGCATGTTATCGCAACTCGTAATATCTGTCCTGGGGAAGTAATTGCTGTGGAGAAACCCTACACATTGTTATTAACGCAACATAACATGCAGACCCACTGTTCAAATTGCTTGAAGGTATGCTGGGCAAATATACCCTGCAACTATTGTACTTACGCTATGTATTGTTCAGAGGAGTGTAGATATGCCGAATGGAAAAAATGTCACGATATTGAATGTGCTGTCTTTCCTGCTTTGattgaatatgaatattacaATCTTGATCTACTCAGTGTAAGGCTCGCTGTGCTTGCTTTAAGAGAAGCTGGTGGTATGAAGGAATTAAGAACCATGCTGGAAAAACTTGACAAGTGCGAtg ATCCACGGACAAAGGGTTTCTCTGACGATGGGAAATTACACAGTGACAAGTACATCAGTGTGTACAGTCTTGTGACAAATACCGAGAAAAGACCTGTTGCCGATCTGTTTAGGAGGTCTTTGGATACTTGCTTTATTTTGTACTTCTTAGCGACACGTACTGTGATTTTTGATGCTAAATTACCCGAGGATTTAAGACTCTTGGCGAAAAACGATGACGTTACGTTTTTTGGAAGTCTTATTTTAAGACACCAACAGATAATTCCCAGTAATATGCACAGT TTCGGTGAAGAGCAAGGTATGGAACATGTGGAACGCGGTATAGCCGCAATGCCATTTTTTAGCTTAATTAATCACAGCTGTGATGGAAATGTATTGAGGCATCCGAGATCTAAGCACATAGTGATGTACGCCATGTATCCCATTCGAAAGGGCGAGCAG ATCTTTGATAATTATGGGCAATATTTTGCTCTTATGCCGAGAGTAATGAGACAACAAAAGCTATTCAAACAGTATTTTTTCACTTGTTATTGTGTCCCTTGCCAGGAAAACTGGCCTCTGTATACCGAATTGCTATCATTTAAG ACTTTAGTGAAGAAAGCAGAGGACAAGGCTAAGATAAAAAAGGCGTTAcggaaatttaatatgtatgttgACCTAGCAACAGAAAGCAATGTACAAGACAAACCTCACATCATTGAAGATTTGTTGAACATGGTAAAAGTATTACATAATTACGCACCGATGCCTTGCAAGGAAATGAATAATGTCATCGAGACGTTAAAACGCGTATACAACTTGAACGGGAATAGATTTGAAATACCACAAATATGGAcacatcaaaaataa